The following proteins are encoded in a genomic region of Paenibacillus sp. FSL R7-0273:
- a CDS encoding cache domain-containing sensor histidine kinase produces the protein MRNGFHSIHNRLFLLFLFCMSSILLSVSLLYYNRTTEQLHDKISDLSQKNVAQTAGLFTLLYKGYDALSKSLSNNFEMVRLLNETTDEPAVAYINEQTITNIIGSIFYSRDDLVGIHVITDKGKIYNYGNYMNVVDPDYRATDWYKQLRASSGKMVWLGVYDHSLIDQVEDSPVFAFGRQIFDLNEHKPIGIVLYETNPEPVLDALDNLKLGEHSQVYLMSQDGRFVSSATDPTPAVENLPALPVYEKVMVKQEADRLIVASKLSFSGWWVMSITPDKDLNVELVELKRYLLIVISVLILVSTLIAFIVSRTISSPLKKVIREMRQVEVGNFRGMVKVSSYQEINILVAAFNRMVRRIEELIERVKLSSVSEKNAELHALQSQVNPHFLYNTLDMIYWMLDEEGNEQLGELVLSLSSMFRYSSHWEDGAEVTLAEELEQTGHYLAIISIRLEGRLQIVTDIGDRWLGITLPKMTVQPVIENAVKYGLEPLDRQGILKVYTCEEDNILKLVIEDNGNGMTEAELQRLLDSLDGRGPREPGKGGIGLQNLHRRLQHMFGDSYGLQIQSYPGIGTRVSILLPPAGEGDSIT, from the coding sequence ATGCGAAACGGCTTTCATTCCATCCATAACCGGTTGTTTCTGCTGTTTCTTTTTTGCATGTCCAGTATTCTGCTTAGTGTCAGTCTGCTGTATTACAACCGGACAACGGAGCAGCTGCATGACAAGATCAGTGATTTATCGCAAAAGAACGTCGCTCAGACGGCCGGGCTGTTCACCCTCCTCTATAAGGGGTATGACGCGCTGTCGAAGTCACTCAGCAATAACTTTGAGATGGTCCGCCTGCTGAATGAGACAACCGATGAACCGGCGGTGGCCTACATAAATGAACAGACCATTACGAATATTATCGGCTCTATTTTTTATTCGCGCGATGATCTCGTAGGCATTCATGTCATTACCGACAAGGGCAAAATCTATAATTACGGCAACTATATGAATGTGGTCGATCCGGACTACAGGGCAACGGACTGGTACAAGCAGCTGAGGGCATCCTCCGGTAAAATGGTCTGGCTCGGCGTCTACGATCATTCGCTGATTGACCAGGTGGAGGACAGTCCTGTATTTGCCTTCGGGCGGCAGATTTTTGACCTCAATGAGCATAAGCCGATCGGCATTGTGCTGTATGAGACCAATCCCGAGCCGGTGCTGGATGCGCTGGATAATCTGAAGCTCGGTGAGCACAGCCAGGTGTATCTGATGTCGCAGGACGGCCGGTTTGTCTCCTCCGCTACTGATCCTACTCCGGCGGTAGAGAATCTGCCAGCCTTGCCCGTCTATGAGAAGGTGATGGTGAAGCAGGAGGCGGACAGGCTGATTGTGGCCTCGAAGCTTTCTTTTTCAGGCTGGTGGGTCATGTCGATTACGCCGGATAAGGATCTCAATGTGGAGCTGGTCGAGCTGAAGCGCTATCTGCTGATTGTCATTTCGGTTCTGATTCTGGTGTCCACGCTGATTGCGTTCATCGTCTCAAGAACCATTTCCTCACCGCTTAAGAAGGTTATCCGCGAAATGCGGCAGGTGGAGGTCGGGAACTTCCGCGGGATGGTCAAGGTGTCCTCGTATCAGGAGATCAACATTCTGGTTGCAGCCTTCAACCGGATGGTCCGGCGGATCGAGGAGCTGATTGAACGGGTGAAGCTGTCGTCCGTCAGTGAAAAGAACGCTGAGCTGCACGCGCTGCAGTCCCAGGTGAACCCGCATTTTCTGTACAACACGCTCGATATGATCTATTGGATGCTGGATGAGGAGGGCAACGAGCAGCTTGGTGAGCTGGTGCTCTCCCTGTCCTCGATGTTCCGCTACAGCAGCCACTGGGAGGACGGGGCCGAAGTGACACTTGCGGAAGAGCTGGAGCAGACCGGCCATTATCTCGCCATCATCTCGATCCGCCTGGAAGGGCGGCTGCAGATTGTAACGGATATCGGTGATCGCTGGCTGGGCATCACGCTGCCGAAGATGACGGTGCAGCCGGTCATTGAGAATGCGGTTAAGTATGGGCTGGAGCCGCTGGACCGCCAGGGGATTCTCAAGGTGTATACCTGTGAAGAAGACAATATACTTAAATTAGTAATAGAAGATAACGGTAACGGCATGACGGAAGCCGAGCTGCAGCGGCTGCTGGATTCACTGGACGGCAGAGGGCCCAGGGAGCCCGGCAAAGGCGGCATCGGCCTGCAGAATCTGCACCGCCGCCTCCAGCATATGTTCGGGGACAGCTACGGGCTGCAGATTCAGAGCTATCCGGGAATCGGGACAAGAGTTTCAATCCTGCTGCCGCCCGCCGGGGAAGGAGATTCCATTACGTGA
- a CDS encoding carbohydrate ABC transporter permease gives MQTFKKGIVYLLFAVPVVTQLYPLLWLLLYSLKTNEEIMDGSFFSLPKSFQWHNYSEAYTSGNYLKYLGNSVFVTGITMVCVIVLSSMVAYAISRFRWKYGGVVMTVFLMGMMIPMQATLLPLMIIFKNIHVLNTHWSLILPYIAFSTPVAVFILSGFMRDIPHEIEESAFIDGASVYRIFTSIILPVSVPPVMTVCILTFINIWNEYILAATFISAEKLKTLPFGVYTFVSQYSVNYGNIGAFLVMGALPVILIYFFLSNRITKGMVAGAVKG, from the coding sequence ATGCAAACATTCAAAAAAGGAATCGTGTATCTGCTGTTCGCCGTTCCTGTAGTAACCCAGCTGTACCCGCTGCTCTGGCTGCTGCTGTATTCGCTCAAGACGAATGAGGAGATTATGGACGGGAGCTTTTTTTCCTTGCCGAAATCGTTTCAATGGCATAATTACAGCGAGGCTTATACCTCGGGCAATTATCTGAAGTACCTGGGCAACAGTGTATTTGTTACGGGGATAACGATGGTATGTGTCATTGTGCTGTCGTCTATGGTGGCTTACGCCATCTCCAGGTTCCGCTGGAAGTACGGCGGTGTGGTGATGACTGTTTTCCTGATGGGGATGATGATCCCGATGCAGGCCACGCTGCTGCCGCTGATGATTATTTTCAAAAATATCCATGTCCTCAACACGCACTGGTCGCTGATTCTGCCGTACATCGCTTTTTCCACACCGGTCGCGGTCTTTATCCTGTCGGGCTTTATGCGCGACATTCCGCATGAGATTGAAGAATCGGCGTTTATCGACGGAGCGAGCGTGTACCGGATTTTTACCAGCATCATTCTCCCGGTGTCGGTGCCGCCTGTCATGACGGTGTGCATTCTGACCTTCATCAATATCTGGAATGAGTATATTCTGGCCGCCACGTTCATCTCAGCCGAGAAGCTGAAGACGCTGCCGTTTGGGGTGTACACCTTTGTCAGCCAGTATTCGGTCAATTACGGGAATATCGGTGCTTTTCTCGTCATGGGGGCCTTGCCGGTGATCCTGATCTACTTCTTCCTGTCGAACCGGATTACGAAGGGGATGGTCGCGGGGGCGGTCAAGGGCTAA
- a CDS encoding carbohydrate ABC transporter permease translates to MKVLKVPARTIAVFVLPCLLLYVCLVFIPILVSVYTGLLKWDGLSAATFIGLGNFKDMFLNDPVFWPSVKRTLLYAVASMVEIPLCLLMAILLNRYLRRGNTLVSIYFTPVILSVVIIGQLWKTVYNPTSMGGMLNGVLVSLGLESWTHNWLTEPQIAMYALYFVSLWQYFGYHLLIQYTGVQNIPDELYEAAKIDGADGFKADRYITLPLIVPIFKISIVLAFIGSLQAFDLVMVMTAGGPAHATDVISTHMYNSSFGSFKYGYGSAIATFLVAVCLVFTGFINMIFNRIDRKFN, encoded by the coding sequence ATGAAAGTTCTTAAGGTGCCAGCGCGTACAATAGCCGTCTTCGTATTGCCGTGTCTGCTCTTATATGTGTGCCTGGTGTTCATACCCATACTGGTGTCCGTATATACTGGCCTGCTGAAGTGGGACGGCTTGTCGGCGGCAACGTTTATCGGGCTTGGCAATTTCAAGGATATGTTCCTTAATGACCCTGTGTTCTGGCCTTCGGTAAAAAGAACCCTGCTGTACGCCGTCGCCTCCATGGTGGAAATTCCGCTGTGTCTGCTGATGGCTATTCTGCTGAACCGTTATCTGCGCAGAGGCAATACGCTGGTGTCGATTTATTTTACACCGGTTATTCTGTCTGTCGTTATCATTGGACAGCTGTGGAAGACCGTCTACAATCCTACCTCCATGGGCGGTATGCTGAACGGAGTGCTGGTCTCCCTGGGGCTGGAGAGCTGGACGCATAACTGGCTGACAGAGCCGCAAATTGCGATGTACGCGCTGTATTTCGTATCCCTCTGGCAATACTTCGGCTATCATCTGCTGATTCAATATACAGGTGTGCAAAATATTCCCGATGAGCTCTATGAAGCAGCCAAAATCGACGGGGCAGACGGCTTCAAGGCCGACCGTTACATCACCCTGCCGCTGATCGTCCCGATTTTCAAAATATCGATTGTGCTTGCTTTTATCGGCTCGCTGCAGGCCTTTGATCTGGTAATGGTCATGACTGCCGGCGGCCCGGCTCATGCAACTGACGTGATTTCCACGCATATGTACAACAGCTCGTTCGGCTCCTTTAAATACGGGTACGGCAGTGCGATCGCGACCTTTCTCGTTGCGGTGTGCCTGGTGTTCACCGGCTTTATCAATATGATTTTTAATAGAATCGACCGTAAATTCAATTAG
- a CDS encoding extracellular solute-binding protein, with the protein MVKRNMQKTLAIGFSVVMALSLAACGNSGNKADESAATNAPKSTNSANSGGNAAEPAPDSGKKVTLTFQNIYPDPATPSHKMINELTEQYMKEHPNVTIELDTLNTDQQKVKLKTQAASKEVPDITIVNPAAQMKPFVDAGLFAPLNDMLDQNGLKDTYQEGLLDYYSFDGNVYALPDGNNIEVVYYNKELFEQAGIANTPTTFEEMLQDVKILKEKGITPLAIGEKDSWTGSFLFMNILLRTNGGPGFLQDVLDGKKTFEDPAFIEAVDAFQQLVQAGAFPDGATSIDANAGGNIFKSGKAAMWVIGSWETGAIDASSVAGKVGAFQFPTVNGKGNPNEFMLAPGSAFAVSANSEHLAETKDFLNFFASNLPKKQFELKNAVGLGQKVDGDLKAAGYSDLAVNIAGLFNQVQGGDLAFDNTMNPATAQVHLSSIQNLFVQKVDSAAVAKEHQQAFEANKE; encoded by the coding sequence ATGGTCAAAAGAAACATGCAGAAAACACTGGCAATAGGATTCAGCGTAGTAATGGCACTTAGCCTGGCCGCATGCGGTAACTCTGGCAATAAGGCTGACGAATCCGCAGCCACCAACGCGCCTAAGAGCACGAATAGTGCCAACAGCGGCGGAAATGCAGCAGAGCCTGCACCGGACAGCGGCAAAAAAGTAACACTTACGTTCCAGAACATCTACCCGGACCCGGCAACGCCTTCACACAAGATGATCAACGAGCTGACTGAACAGTACATGAAGGAGCATCCGAACGTCACGATTGAGCTGGATACGCTGAATACGGATCAGCAAAAGGTTAAATTAAAGACACAGGCCGCTTCCAAGGAAGTCCCTGATATTACAATTGTTAACCCCGCTGCGCAGATGAAGCCGTTCGTGGATGCCGGACTGTTCGCCCCGCTGAACGATATGCTGGACCAGAACGGGCTGAAGGATACGTACCAGGAAGGTTTACTGGACTATTACAGCTTTGACGGCAATGTGTACGCGCTCCCGGACGGCAATAACATCGAGGTTGTGTACTACAACAAAGAGCTGTTCGAGCAGGCAGGCATTGCCAATACGCCCACTACATTCGAGGAAATGCTGCAGGACGTCAAGATCCTGAAGGAGAAGGGCATCACACCGCTGGCGATCGGGGAAAAGGACTCCTGGACCGGTTCCTTCCTGTTCATGAATATCCTGCTGCGCACCAACGGCGGCCCGGGCTTCCTGCAGGATGTGCTTGACGGCAAGAAAACGTTCGAGGACCCTGCGTTCATTGAAGCGGTAGACGCGTTCCAGCAGCTGGTGCAGGCCGGGGCCTTCCCGGATGGGGCAACCTCGATTGATGCCAACGCCGGCGGCAATATTTTTAAATCCGGCAAAGCTGCCATGTGGGTCATCGGCTCCTGGGAAACGGGTGCAATCGACGCTTCCTCTGTAGCCGGCAAGGTAGGCGCATTCCAGTTCCCGACGGTTAACGGCAAAGGCAATCCGAATGAGTTCATGCTGGCCCCGGGCAGCGCCTTCGCGGTCTCCGCAAACAGCGAGCATCTGGCCGAAACCAAGGATTTCCTCAACTTCTTTGCCTCCAATCTGCCGAAAAAGCAGTTCGAGCTGAAAAATGCCGTAGGACTCGGCCAAAAGGTTGACGGTGACCTGAAGGCGGCAGGCTACTCTGATCTTGCTGTTAACATTGCCGGATTGTTTAATCAGGTGCAGGGCGGGGATCTCGCTTTTGACAATACGATGAATCCGGCCACCGCACAGGTTCACCTCAGCAGCATCCAGAATCTGTTCGTGCAGAAGGTGGATTCTGCGGCAGTAGCCAAGGAGCACCAGCAGGCTTTTGAAGCCAACAAGGAGTAA
- a CDS encoding GerAB/ArcD/ProY family transporter — MVRISSYQLFTITFLYQLGTTIIFGFAAGTGRDAWIVTILSSIAGMIIISMYLALMNMNPGLTLVEWFPKQFGKWIGIPIAWLYPLSFLFDAGRGVGALRDLVPTTLLPKTPPVVIVVAFLLVLIYGLYLGIENVARLGEILTPIILTLFGLEIVLLLNSHIIEFKLLLPVLWDGWAPVLKSVYPEGINQTYGESIALAMIWTLAKPQKKVWRITMTATILASIFFLLSDVLAITVFGDAFFKRSIYPLYSLTGMVNIGGFITNLNPFVVVYFISTTFIKLYIKLYAALLGFKVLLKLSSIRPLIWPAAACTLLIGFTISTNIINHIYVMAVRIITPYVWVPLFMVIPAILLLVTWIRRKAGI, encoded by the coding sequence TTGGTTAGAATATCCAGCTATCAGTTGTTTACCATCACATTCCTGTACCAATTGGGTACGACCATTATTTTTGGATTTGCAGCGGGTACGGGACGTGATGCCTGGATCGTTACGATCCTGTCTTCTATTGCCGGCATGATCATAATCTCAATGTACCTAGCACTGATGAATATGAATCCCGGACTGACCCTGGTAGAGTGGTTCCCCAAACAATTCGGCAAGTGGATCGGCATCCCCATAGCCTGGCTGTATCCGCTCAGTTTTCTGTTCGACGCAGGCCGGGGGGTGGGTGCCCTAAGAGATTTGGTTCCTACCACGCTGCTGCCCAAAACGCCGCCGGTTGTCATTGTCGTTGCCTTTTTGCTAGTGCTCATATATGGCCTCTATCTGGGAATAGAAAATGTGGCCCGGCTGGGTGAAATATTAACGCCTATAATCCTTACCCTCTTCGGTCTCGAGATTGTATTGCTCTTAAACTCCCATATTATCGAGTTTAAGCTTTTGCTGCCTGTATTATGGGATGGATGGGCTCCCGTTCTGAAAAGTGTCTATCCGGAGGGGATTAACCAGACCTATGGGGAGTCGATTGCCTTAGCGATGATCTGGACACTGGCCAAACCGCAGAAAAAGGTATGGAGAATAACCATGACCGCAACGATTCTGGCCTCGATATTTTTTCTTCTTTCTGATGTGCTGGCTATTACAGTTTTTGGGGATGCCTTCTTCAAAAGAAGCATATATCCGCTTTATTCCTTGACCGGGATGGTGAATATCGGAGGGTTTATTACCAATTTGAACCCCTTTGTGGTCGTTTATTTTATCAGCACTACGTTCATTAAGCTGTATATTAAACTGTATGCCGCATTGCTGGGGTTCAAGGTTTTGCTGAAATTATCTAGCATCCGTCCGCTGATCTGGCCGGCTGCTGCCTGCACCTTACTCATCGGCTTTACCATTTCCACCAATATCATCAACCACATCTATGTGATGGCTGTCAGGATCATTACGCCCTACGTCTGGGTACCCTTATTTATGGTAATACCGGCCATCCTGCTCCTGGTAACCTGGATACGCAGGAAAGCAGGCATTTGA
- a CDS encoding Ger(x)C family spore germination protein translates to MFNKKAGALMVSLCLVLITGCWDSRELNDQALQMGAGIDLDENGEFVLSNQFALNSKGPSSEGNQQQGSYTEVTKGENVFQASVSMQTRITRKINRGQRTSLVLGEEVARQGIQKIIDIYTRVSEAQLRNDLFVVKDGLAVDLLRSTTPFGSLSQREYFKLHQAQNEVADVTFMNLLRSVNGHTQSGAIVPAMEHVQTPLSKTQDEKKEMQFAYSGIGIFDNDLKLQGFLNLEEAAEVLWLLKRGHNQSISAYIQEGSGLVTAQLSRLKCKMKPVFGEQIEFRIALSGNADLMENGTDLDLFEEANLKLIEQAMEKKAEKQFTQLIKKIQTEYKTDILNFGDTIFRKYPKQWRSLENRWEAEFPKVAVSVKVNIKVKRVGLTGAPVQMREEEIKK, encoded by the coding sequence ATGTTCAACAAAAAAGCTGGAGCTTTAATGGTTAGTCTATGCCTGGTCCTCATTACCGGCTGCTGGGACAGCAGAGAGCTGAATGATCAGGCCCTGCAGATGGGGGCAGGGATTGACCTGGATGAGAATGGGGAATTTGTACTCAGCAATCAGTTTGCGCTCAATTCCAAAGGCCCTTCCAGCGAAGGGAACCAGCAGCAAGGCTCCTACACGGAAGTAACGAAAGGAGAGAACGTGTTCCAGGCATCAGTCAGTATGCAGACCAGAATCACCAGAAAGATTAACCGGGGACAGCGCACCAGTCTTGTGCTGGGTGAAGAAGTAGCCAGACAGGGGATTCAAAAAATTATTGACATCTATACCCGGGTCTCAGAGGCCCAGCTCAGAAATGACTTGTTTGTCGTCAAGGACGGGTTAGCCGTAGATTTGTTAAGAAGCACAACACCGTTCGGGAGCCTCTCGCAAAGAGAGTATTTCAAATTGCACCAGGCTCAAAATGAAGTGGCAGACGTCACCTTTATGAATCTGCTTCGTTCTGTAAATGGCCACACCCAAAGCGGGGCTATCGTACCGGCCATGGAGCATGTCCAGACACCGTTATCCAAGACGCAGGACGAGAAGAAGGAGATGCAATTTGCCTATTCAGGGATAGGCATTTTTGATAATGACCTAAAGCTGCAGGGCTTTCTGAATCTGGAAGAAGCTGCAGAGGTATTGTGGCTGCTCAAAAGAGGGCATAATCAAAGCATTTCTGCCTACATTCAGGAAGGCTCGGGGCTCGTCACCGCGCAATTAAGCCGTTTAAAATGTAAAATGAAGCCCGTCTTTGGAGAGCAGATTGAATTTCGTATTGCGTTAAGCGGAAATGCCGATCTGATGGAGAATGGAACCGATCTGGATCTGTTCGAGGAAGCTAACCTTAAGCTTATTGAGCAGGCAATGGAAAAAAAGGCAGAGAAGCAGTTTACTCAGCTGATCAAGAAGATCCAGACTGAATACAAGACGGATATTCTTAATTTTGGCGATACCATCTTCCGTAAATATCCGAAGCAATGGCGTTCATTAGAGAACCGCTGGGAAGCGGAATTCCCGAAGGTTGCCGTTTCGGTTAAGGTGAATATTAAAGTTAAACGGGTTGGTTTAACGGGTGCACCTGTGCAGATGCGGGAAGAGGAGATTAAAAAATAA